A part of Paenibacillus donghaensis genomic DNA contains:
- a CDS encoding ABC transporter permease — MRAFHAELSKLFSLPGIWLAFLIGVFAPAVIAALDSIAQKEEIIAGVSTRLSEVGYIGLALGVQGVIILGVLAVSSEYLTESSESGGGQQITTSLTVVSSRLHFLLAKAGAVTVISILLCMVAIITTVSATHLILGEYTPALEWSRLIGAVCYWTFTALLALGITVLTKNSIIPLAVLMINSSVVSFSVLLYRVTKLAFYLPDRAGFEMFMFTSDRYHTPLTGSLFDRYHTPFTGGLVMFTWVAVIFIVAAIVFHRRDVAA, encoded by the coding sequence ATGAGAGCATTCCACGCGGAGCTATCTAAATTGTTCTCCCTGCCGGGCATTTGGCTTGCCTTCCTTATTGGAGTATTTGCCCCAGCAGTCATTGCTGCCTTGGACAGTATAGCACAAAAGGAAGAGATTATAGCTGGAGTTAGCACACGGCTATCGGAAGTTGGCTATATCGGATTAGCTCTTGGTGTACAAGGTGTCATTATTCTTGGTGTGCTTGCTGTTAGCAGTGAGTATTTAACAGAGAGCAGTGAATCTGGTGGAGGACAACAGATTACAACAAGTTTAACTGTTGTTTCATCCCGGCTTCATTTTTTGCTGGCAAAAGCAGGTGCGGTGACAGTGATCAGCATCCTGCTTTGTATGGTTGCTATTATAACAACTGTGTCAGCAACGCATCTTATTCTTGGTGAATATACCCCTGCATTGGAATGGTCTAGACTTATCGGTGCAGTGTGTTACTGGACATTCACTGCTCTTTTAGCACTTGGGATTACTGTTCTAACTAAGAATAGCATCATCCCGCTTGCTGTGCTCATGATAAATTCATCCGTTGTATCATTTAGTGTCCTGCTTTATAGGGTTACAAAGTTGGCGTTTTACTTACCAGATAGGGCTGGCTTTGAAATGTTTATGTTTACGAGCGACAGATATCACACCCCGCTTACAGGCAGTTTATTCGATAGATATCACACCCCGTTCACAGGGGGGTTAGTCATGTTTACCTGGGTAGCCGTTATTTTCATTGTTGCAGCTATTGTATTTCATAGGAGGGACGTTGCAGCATGA
- a CDS encoding NAD(P)/FAD-dependent oxidoreductase gives MLKQVDAVVIGAGIAGSSSALQLARLGHRTILLDRQDFPRHKTCGEFMSPETKEMLEVLGVNLLSQKVSPSTMDKARIIMPHGGEIEAPLPGQAFGISRYELDRILHEKASAAGAEIVTKTTVTGIRKLDNHIYEVDTRQGGKQVLYQARAVVGAYGTKKPRGVASSEEVARDVTVYIGVKSHYSGISVPAQVELYFCDGGYIGISPIEDGMTNVAALLTLDSVQGSGKSVSDILQAAALTNSRLAKRLAEGTPVPGSQVSIAPVRLSDLPEPWSEFPHVGDAMLMIPPLCGDGMSIALRSSLLCSGWTDKYLKEVISYNQWQIGYTEEANLEFTQLLKRARRIQKLAFARTNRLYPGLARIFPGLAKYVVKATRLSETGMIR, from the coding sequence ATGTTGAAGCAAGTAGACGCCGTTGTGATAGGAGCGGGGATTGCCGGCAGCAGCAGTGCGCTTCAGCTTGCCCGCCTAGGTCACCGGACGATCCTGCTGGATCGCCAGGACTTCCCGCGGCATAAGACCTGCGGTGAGTTCATGTCTCCGGAGACGAAGGAAATGCTTGAGGTTCTCGGCGTAAATCTCCTGAGTCAAAAGGTTTCACCCAGCACCATGGACAAAGCGCGCATCATTATGCCTCACGGCGGGGAGATTGAAGCCCCTCTGCCGGGGCAAGCGTTCGGTATTAGCCGTTATGAGCTGGACCGAATTCTGCATGAGAAAGCTAGTGCAGCGGGAGCGGAAATTGTAACGAAAACTACAGTTACCGGCATCCGCAAGTTGGATAATCATATATACGAAGTGGACACTAGGCAGGGAGGCAAGCAAGTTCTTTATCAGGCTAGAGCTGTCGTAGGTGCCTATGGAACCAAGAAACCTCGCGGGGTAGCTTCCTCTGAAGAGGTTGCCCGAGATGTTACCGTATACATCGGTGTAAAATCTCATTACAGCGGCATTAGTGTGCCGGCGCAGGTAGAGCTTTATTTCTGTGATGGAGGCTACATCGGAATTTCTCCGATTGAAGACGGAATGACGAACGTAGCCGCGCTGCTGACCTTGGATTCCGTGCAAGGGAGCGGAAAGTCAGTGTCGGATATTCTGCAGGCAGCTGCCCTCACAAACAGCCGATTAGCTAAAAGGCTTGCCGAGGGAACACCTGTACCAGGTTCACAAGTGTCGATTGCGCCAGTCCGCTTGTCGGACTTACCGGAACCTTGGTCTGAATTCCCGCATGTCGGGGATGCGATGCTCATGATTCCCCCGCTGTGCGGCGACGGAATGTCGATTGCCCTGCGATCTTCGCTGTTGTGTTCCGGCTGGACAGATAAGTATCTCAAGGAAGTGATTAGCTATAATCAGTGGCAAATCGGCTATACAGAAGAAGCTAATCTTGAGTTCACCCAACTGCTTAAGCGAGCTAGACGAATTCAGAAGCTGGCCTTCGCCAGAACCAACCGGCTGTATCCTGGACTGGCCCGAATATTCCCCGGTTTAGCGAAGTATGTGGTTAAGGCTACACGACTGTCGGAAACCGGGATGATTCGTTGA
- a CDS encoding winged helix-turn-helix transcriptional regulator — translation MQKNPNQCKFVVAMDSIVGKWKPIILYHLLQGKPLRFNELRRLLPDITQRMLTLHLRELEEEEIVKRVIYPQIPPKVEYSISEYGKSLSPVLEILHQWGAAHIERKKLGEAKK, via the coding sequence GTGCAAAAGAACCCAAACCAGTGTAAATTCGTTGTGGCGATGGATTCGATCGTCGGCAAATGGAAGCCGATTATTCTTTATCATTTGCTTCAAGGTAAACCTTTGCGGTTCAATGAATTAAGAAGATTGCTGCCCGATATCACGCAAAGGATGCTTACGCTCCATCTGCGCGAATTGGAGGAGGAAGAGATCGTTAAACGGGTCATTTATCCGCAAATCCCGCCGAAAGTGGAATACTCCATCTCGGAATATGGCAAAAGCCTGTCTCCGGTTTTGGAAATCTTACATCAATGGGGCGCGGCTCATATCGAGCGAAAGAAGCTTGGCGAAGCGAAAAAATAA
- a CDS encoding helix-turn-helix domain-containing protein, with product MNNEEIEYLNTAMKEVSDKRLYERVLAVRLRLEGHTLEEIGNILGRARQTISLYWHAYQEQGLSGLSDGSLSWTTDKTHGGAASSVSRDAGAASTGRCRF from the coding sequence ATGAACAACGAAGAAATCGAGTATTTGAATACAGCAATGAAAGAGGTATCAGACAAACGACTCTACGAAAGGGTTCTGGCGGTCCGACTTCGTCTGGAAGGCCATACACTGGAAGAGATCGGTAATATACTCGGACGTGCACGTCAAACTATCAGCCTCTATTGGCATGCCTACCAGGAACAGGGACTGTCCGGCCTTTCAGATGGATCACTCTCCTGGACAACCGACAAAACTCACGGAGGAGCAGCGTCGTCAGTTAGCCGTGATGCTGGAGCAGCATCAACCGGCCGATGTAGGTTTTGA
- a CDS encoding sensor histidine kinase yields MKQTRSLFGRFLKVHFLFIFFPPIVFFFFSAFFEFSGINEEDLNTLNLFYVTLLLFSFIMIAFVVISWLFFLRLRKRLTRLQEVMSFSANHNSFPKPISVQSDRMDEIDQLGSSFNWMIQQLEDSRKRAYEEELLRHRLIANLSHDLRTPLTILRGHVTRLNKESLSSEGQNSLTEMNHTITRVGDLMDDLLSYTLLTSGKHPFGPTSTDIGRLVRASVAAWYPVFEEQEIQIDVDLPTEKTFYWEADPKWMTRILDNLFQNILRHAAEGKYVNIVVDVEKEQIIVADRGPGMDNSSNERGAGIGLSTSNYMLNKMKLKADFTSNENGTRVAIGRA; encoded by the coding sequence ATGAAGCAGACTAGATCATTATTTGGCCGTTTTCTAAAAGTGCATTTTCTGTTTATCTTTTTTCCTCCAATTGTGTTTTTTTTCTTCTCTGCGTTTTTTGAGTTTTCGGGTATCAATGAAGAAGATCTGAATACGTTAAATCTATTTTACGTTACACTGCTTTTGTTTAGTTTTATTATGATTGCATTTGTTGTAATATCTTGGCTGTTCTTCTTGAGGCTTCGTAAACGTCTCACCCGCTTACAGGAAGTCATGTCATTTTCAGCTAATCATAATTCATTTCCTAAACCCATATCTGTTCAAAGTGATCGTATGGATGAAATAGACCAGTTAGGAAGTTCTTTTAATTGGATGATTCAGCAGCTTGAAGACAGTCGCAAGCGAGCATATGAAGAGGAATTGTTACGACATCGACTCATTGCGAATTTATCTCACGACTTACGAACGCCACTAACCATTTTGAGAGGACATGTCACCAGATTAAATAAAGAATCATTAAGTTCAGAAGGGCAAAACTCATTAACAGAGATGAACCATACGATTACAAGAGTCGGAGATCTAATGGATGATTTACTTTCCTATACATTGCTTACATCAGGGAAACATCCTTTTGGGCCCACTTCAACAGATATTGGACGTTTAGTAAGAGCATCTGTTGCTGCGTGGTATCCTGTATTTGAAGAACAAGAAATTCAGATCGATGTTGATTTACCGACAGAGAAGACTTTTTATTGGGAAGCAGATCCTAAATGGATGACACGGATTCTGGATAATTTATTTCAGAATATTCTTCGCCACGCAGCAGAGGGGAAATATGTAAACATTGTAGTTGATGTAGAAAAAGAACAGATCATTGTTGCAGACAGAGGTCCGGGGATGGATAACTCTTCCAATGAGCGTGGGGCGGGGATAGGTTTATCGACTTCAAATTATATGTTGAATAAAATGAAGCTGAAAGCTGACTTTACATCAAATGAAAACGGCACAAGAGTAGCTATTGGTAGAGCTTAA
- a CDS encoding ArsR/SmtB family transcription factor, which translates to MNWDKDAIFKALGDSTRRLILDELSERNELTLYELTVRLIMKHDLSISRQAIAKHLAALEDAGLVISKRKGKYRVVSSVYCS; encoded by the coding sequence ATGAATTGGGACAAAGACGCTATATTCAAAGCACTTGGCGACTCGACTCGGCGTCTTATATTAGACGAACTATCCGAACGCAACGAGCTGACGTTGTATGAACTTACGGTACGTCTCATTATGAAGCACGACCTTTCCATTTCGCGACAAGCGATAGCTAAACATCTTGCTGCATTGGAAGATGCAGGACTCGTAATATCAAAACGAAAGGGAAAATATCGAGTAGTTTCGTCAGTTTATTGCTCATGA
- a CDS encoding ABC transporter permease, producing the protein MKSFLAAFSVESYKLRRSYVLWATLLFIMFVTSLRSVEPDWTSYLGEVTFLFASVFGIMAFGVVMSWVFGREYADRTFKDLLALPVSRSKIVMAKYMSVVLWCLIITLISFGFAIVLGLIVGIPGFSAAIAQHYFILFMLLAVFHLLSCAPIAFLASISRGYLVPIAFAFTTLMVALTVGPTSFGAYLPWSIPALHLKMSDSVVFPLDGISYVILLLIGCIGLISTLVWWRSADQK; encoded by the coding sequence ATGAAATCGTTCTTGGCAGCTTTTAGTGTTGAAAGTTATAAATTGCGCCGCTCCTATGTGTTATGGGCAACCCTTCTTTTCATCATGTTCGTTACGTCATTGCGTTCCGTGGAACCTGATTGGACATCTTATTTAGGAGAGGTCACTTTCTTGTTTGCCTCTGTATTTGGAATAATGGCTTTTGGTGTAGTGATGAGCTGGGTGTTTGGCCGCGAGTATGCGGATCGTACCTTTAAGGATTTACTGGCGCTACCCGTATCACGAAGCAAGATCGTTATGGCGAAATATATGTCAGTTGTCCTCTGGTGCTTGATTATAACCCTAATCAGTTTTGGCTTTGCTATAGTACTCGGGCTTATCGTCGGGATTCCTGGATTCTCAGCAGCGATTGCACAGCATTATTTTATTCTGTTTATGCTTCTCGCGGTCTTTCATTTATTATCTTGTGCCCCTATTGCTTTTTTGGCGAGTATATCGCGCGGCTATTTAGTACCGATCGCATTTGCCTTTACGACGTTGATGGTTGCTTTGACTGTGGGCCCCACTAGTTTTGGAGCTTATTTACCCTGGTCTATACCGGCTCTGCATCTTAAAATGAGCGATTCGGTTGTATTCCCCTTGGACGGGATAAGTTATGTCATTCTTTTACTGATCGGCTGCATTGGTTTGATTAGTACATTGGTATGGTGGCGTTCGGCAGACCAGAAGTAA
- a CDS encoding ABC transporter permease — MSVSSSRKITPILGAELDKLVTLPWIWITLMGTFMLNLVLAAAYTSVGLQGAAGTQNILNIGLASMGYLQAGFIILGILATCSEYTGGQIRTTLTVIPWRGFQLSAKHLAMAIITIPAAFIITASGVLYTFIMMKDTAVVIEIDAIIESLAGATGYLTLTTLLSAAIGGLLRRTTPALVILLGYYFIVSPLTRDFLPSIRIYFPDTAGHYMYMPPSSDEINGLTPVQGTCILMLWTLIFITVAIVFYRKRDA, encoded by the coding sequence ATGAGTGTCTCATCTAGTAGAAAGATAACACCAATCCTTGGTGCTGAACTGGATAAATTAGTTACATTACCATGGATATGGATCACTCTTATGGGGACATTCATGCTTAATTTAGTTTTAGCCGCAGCTTATACTTCTGTTGGTCTACAAGGGGCAGCAGGAACGCAAAATATACTGAATATAGGACTTGCTTCTATGGGGTATCTTCAAGCAGGGTTCATTATTCTTGGTATCTTAGCTACTTGTTCGGAGTATACGGGTGGACAGATTCGAACTACTTTAACTGTGATACCTTGGCGCGGGTTTCAATTATCCGCGAAGCACTTGGCAATGGCCATTATAACCATTCCTGCGGCGTTTATTATTACTGCATCAGGTGTACTATATACTTTTATCATGATGAAAGACACAGCAGTAGTGATTGAAATAGACGCAATAATAGAATCATTAGCAGGTGCAACAGGCTATCTAACATTAACCACACTTCTCAGTGCAGCTATAGGTGGTTTACTAAGACGGACCACTCCTGCTTTAGTGATACTACTGGGTTATTATTTCATTGTCAGTCCATTGACGAGAGATTTTCTACCTAGTATTAGAATTTATTTTCCGGATACGGCAGGACATTATATGTATATGCCGCCTTCCTCTGATGAAATAAATGGCCTTACACCAGTGCAAGGGACATGTATATTAATGTTATGGACACTGATCTTTATTACAGTAGCTATTGTATTTTACCGTAAACGAGATGCCTAA
- a CDS encoding alpha/beta hydrolase produces the protein MNVTGTVEIKEGNRIRKKQKLWLKIIGGLLGALVLFMGILFIVNVISNGVEKKKIEPYGQYVNVDGKKMNVFIQGSGEQTIVLLPGQGTPSPVLDFKLLIDELSPEYKVVAIEPFGYGLSDETEKARTTENIVSEVHEAVQQLGIDRYVLMGHSITGLYGVSYVNSYPDEVLAFVGIDSSVPNQPGMDVKLPLKSMQFLQKSGLMRLLQKVSEDPYESLAFDEYTKEQMRLISNQVATNPTMMDELRHLGTNFKNGEQLTYPNDLPVLLFVQSNNENNEQWVPLHEAQVKQSAQGKMIPMEGSHYLHHTKFKEIAGAFKAYMKQTQPFR, from the coding sequence ATGAACGTGACAGGAACGGTGGAAATCAAGGAAGGGAACAGAATCCGCAAAAAGCAGAAACTATGGTTGAAAATAATAGGAGGTCTTCTCGGAGCGCTTGTGCTGTTCATGGGCATCTTGTTTATCGTTAATGTGATCAGTAACGGGGTCGAGAAAAAGAAAATCGAACCGTACGGCCAGTATGTCAATGTGGATGGTAAAAAAATGAATGTGTTTATTCAAGGCAGCGGCGAACAGACAATCGTCCTTCTTCCTGGACAAGGAACTCCTTCGCCAGTGCTTGATTTCAAATTGCTGATCGATGAATTGTCTCCAGAATACAAAGTCGTAGCGATTGAGCCGTTCGGATACGGGTTGAGCGACGAAACTGAGAAGGCAAGAACAACAGAGAATATCGTCAGTGAAGTTCACGAAGCTGTGCAGCAGTTGGGTATTGACCGTTACGTTCTTATGGGACATTCCATCACTGGACTATACGGAGTGTCCTACGTGAACAGCTACCCGGATGAGGTTCTTGCTTTTGTCGGCATCGACAGCAGTGTTCCGAATCAGCCCGGCATGGATGTCAAATTGCCTCTGAAATCCATGCAGTTTCTGCAAAAATCAGGTCTGATGAGATTGCTCCAAAAGGTGAGCGAAGATCCATATGAGTCACTTGCCTTCGATGAGTATACTAAAGAACAAATGCGTCTCATTTCGAATCAAGTCGCGACCAATCCAACAATGATGGATGAGCTCAGACATCTCGGTACCAATTTCAAAAATGGAGAACAACTTACCTACCCTAACGATTTGCCGGTGCTTCTCTTCGTCCAGTCGAATAACGAGAACAATGAGCAGTGGGTTCCGCTGCATGAGGCACAAGTCAAACAATCGGCACAGGGAAAAATGATCCCGATGGAAGGCTCACATTACCTGCATCATACGAAATTCAAAGAAATCGCCGGGGCATTCAAAGCATACATGAAGCAAACACAACCATTCAGATAA
- a CDS encoding response regulator transcription factor → MKRNVLYIEDNEKIGSWVKEELEQRGFSVQWLLSGDGAEKEVNQYEIVILDIMLPGLDGFTVGKRLKRAAPAVPILLLTARTSIDDKVEGLQFADDYLTKPFHTDELVARLEVLIRRSGGTHSERISLGNYIEVDPEAQMVIDTRTGEEIILTGKQHQILMYFLRHPSQVLPKEQIYEAIWEETYITGDKTLMVHIHRLRQKLERHPDSPEIIETLKGIGYRVKL, encoded by the coding sequence TTGAAAAGAAACGTATTATATATCGAAGATAATGAGAAAATAGGCAGTTGGGTAAAAGAAGAATTGGAACAGCGAGGATTTTCAGTTCAGTGGCTGCTTTCTGGTGATGGAGCCGAAAAAGAAGTAAATCAGTATGAAATCGTTATTTTGGATATCATGTTACCCGGTTTAGACGGATTTACTGTGGGAAAACGATTAAAAAGGGCAGCTCCTGCTGTTCCTATTTTGCTGTTAACTGCTCGAACATCGATAGATGATAAGGTAGAAGGTTTACAATTTGCTGATGACTATTTAACGAAACCATTCCATACGGATGAATTAGTTGCAAGATTAGAAGTATTAATCCGTCGAAGCGGCGGGACACATTCTGAACGCATTTCATTAGGAAATTATATTGAAGTAGATCCAGAAGCCCAAATGGTAATTGACACACGTACCGGAGAAGAAATTATATTGACAGGGAAACAACATCAAATTTTAATGTACTTCCTACGCCACCCTAGTCAAGTTTTACCAAAAGAACAAATTTATGAAGCCATTTGGGAAGAAACCTATATAACTGGTGATAAAACATTAATGGTGCATATCCATCGATTGCGTCAAAAGCTGGAACGTCATCCAGATTCCCCGGAGATTATTGAAACGCTGAAGGGAATAGGCTATCGGGTGAAGCTATGA
- a CDS encoding alpha/beta fold hydrolase, producing MTQPAVEEVRKRSIVKRVLHISLKVIAAVVIAILLFIAIVFTVKKISSHSEQKRMEQYGQLVSVDGKHMNVFIQGKGEETVVLLPGYGTAAPALDFKPLLSELSPYYKVVVIEPFGYGLSDQSRKERSSANIVSEIHEALQSLRIDRYILIAHSISGLYSLDYVNQYPNEVKAFIGLDSSVPSLSEQKIDSSDIEPLKWFRNLGFARLQLKLSADPYEGLPYDEAAKEQLDILIRKNMYNTTQLNEAVSMYSNFKAAEKLTFPANLPVLFFVQANHPATDRWIPEHEKQIQNSVHGEMVLLDAGHYLYRSHPKEISEKIRDFTGGINSTD from the coding sequence TTGACACAACCAGCAGTAGAGGAAGTAAGGAAGCGTTCAATAGTAAAAAGAGTGCTGCATATTTCATTAAAAGTAATCGCCGCAGTGGTTATAGCTATTCTACTTTTTATCGCCATCGTGTTTACCGTAAAGAAAATCAGCAGTCATTCAGAACAAAAAAGAATGGAACAATATGGTCAGCTTGTGTCTGTAGATGGTAAGCATATGAATGTTTTCATCCAAGGCAAAGGCGAAGAAACCGTAGTGCTTCTTCCCGGTTATGGAACAGCGGCGCCTGCACTTGATTTTAAGCCACTCCTATCAGAGTTAAGCCCTTATTATAAAGTCGTCGTGATCGAACCTTTTGGTTACGGATTGAGCGATCAATCCCGGAAGGAGCGTAGTTCAGCTAACATTGTAAGTGAAATTCATGAAGCGTTACAAAGTCTCCGGATCGATCGTTACATCCTTATTGCTCACTCCATTTCCGGGCTCTATAGTCTGGATTATGTGAACCAATATCCAAATGAAGTGAAAGCCTTTATCGGGCTGGACAGCAGTGTTCCGTCACTAAGCGAACAGAAAATTGATTCGTCTGATATAGAACCGCTTAAATGGTTCCGCAACCTGGGCTTCGCCCGGTTACAATTGAAACTGAGTGCTGACCCTTATGAAGGACTGCCCTATGATGAAGCGGCTAAAGAACAATTGGACATCTTGATACGCAAAAACATGTATAATACAACTCAATTAAATGAGGCAGTGAGCATGTATTCCAACTTTAAAGCAGCAGAAAAGCTTACTTTTCCTGCCAATTTACCTGTCCTTTTCTTTGTTCAGGCGAATCACCCTGCGACGGACCGATGGATTCCGGAACATGAGAAGCAGATCCAGAACTCTGTGCATGGAGAAATGGTCTTATTGGACGCGGGACATTATCTGTATCGTTCCCATCCAAAAGAAATCTCTGAAAAAATAAGGGATTTTACGGGAGGAATAAACTCAACAGATTAA
- a CDS encoding ABC transporter ATP-binding protein, with the protein MLTINNLVKHRGTGEILSGISFKARPGRVTGFLGPNGAGKSSTLRILLGLDRATSGSALINGKPFAELHNPLATVGAALDGFGAHRMRTGRAHLRWIARAAGLSNSRVEEVLEIVGLTNAAGKRVGKYSLGMGRRLGIAAALLGDPEILVLDEPVNGLDPEGIRWIRTFLRERAESGNTVLLSSHLMGELAETVDDVVIIKHGTIVADGTLEVVIGNHSTLEKAFFALTSEHAGDGV; encoded by the coding sequence TTGCTTACTATTAATAACTTAGTCAAACATCGCGGAACTGGGGAAATCTTATCAGGTATCAGTTTTAAAGCAAGACCTGGTAGAGTAACTGGTTTTTTAGGTCCAAATGGGGCAGGTAAAAGTTCTACACTTCGCATCCTGCTTGGATTAGATCGTGCCACCTCAGGGAGTGCACTAATCAATGGAAAGCCATTCGCAGAATTACATAATCCTCTAGCAACAGTAGGTGCCGCACTTGATGGATTTGGAGCTCATCGTATGCGAACAGGACGGGCACACTTGCGTTGGATTGCCCGTGCCGCAGGATTGTCTAACTCACGTGTCGAGGAAGTTCTGGAAATAGTAGGTCTTACTAATGCAGCCGGGAAAAGAGTTGGGAAGTATTCTCTTGGTATGGGGAGAAGACTTGGAATAGCAGCTGCGCTACTTGGTGATCCCGAAATATTGGTTTTAGATGAACCCGTAAACGGGCTAGACCCGGAAGGAATTCGGTGGATTCGGACATTTCTGCGTGAACGTGCTGAGTCTGGAAACACGGTGTTACTATCCAGTCATCTAATGGGAGAGCTTGCAGAGACGGTTGATGATGTGGTGATTATTAAGCATGGAACAATCGTTGCAGATGGAACATTGGAAGTAGTAATAGGTAACCATTCCACGCTGGAGAAGGCCTTTTTTGCCCTGACATCTGAACATGCAGGTGATGGTGTATGA
- a CDS encoding TetR/AcrR family transcriptional regulator — MVQDHKSKRMTSRDVQAAERRQQILDIAKRLFAENGYHATSMRELNKEIGMAEALTYHYFPGGKLEILKAVLQNAQEERMTSIVGFFTVTFHADLSLQTVLLNLIQGITERIVNDRQYFQILIRERTLLEQEQKFALNELAKQPFAAMSTYLMKQFTQGYIREMDFPIAASQFLSHIVVLIVQQIGNDRVMDQAEVERIVDFYVQLWSK, encoded by the coding sequence ATGGTTCAAGATCATAAATCAAAACGGATGACAAGTCGCGATGTACAGGCAGCGGAGAGAAGACAACAAATCCTCGATATCGCCAAGCGTTTGTTCGCGGAAAATGGATATCATGCCACTTCCATGCGTGAATTAAATAAAGAGATTGGCATGGCAGAGGCTTTAACATATCATTATTTTCCTGGTGGCAAGCTGGAAATCCTAAAAGCCGTTTTGCAAAATGCACAAGAAGAAAGAATGACCAGCATAGTCGGTTTTTTTACAGTAACGTTCCATGCGGACCTGTCCTTGCAGACTGTGCTACTTAACTTAATTCAAGGAATCACCGAGCGTATTGTGAACGATCGGCAATACTTCCAAATCCTGATTCGGGAAAGAACCTTATTGGAACAGGAGCAGAAATTCGCGTTAAATGAACTGGCCAAACAACCATTTGCGGCCATGTCTACTTATTTGATGAAGCAATTCACCCAAGGGTATATCCGCGAAATGGATTTCCCAATCGCTGCTTCACAGTTTTTGTCCCATATCGTGGTTCTCATTGTTCAGCAAATTGGGAACGACAGAGTCATGGATCAAGCGGAAGTGGAACGAATTGTCGATTTTTATGTTCAATTATGGTCCAAATAA
- a CDS encoding ABC transporter ATP-binding protein, whose amino-acid sequence MKEMIRTVNLTKRYGDKTIVDNVSLSVNKGEIYGFLGLNGAGKTTTIRTLLGMIRPTSGDVYLYGKRLAEGGQDLWKRVGYMVEMPYAYPSFSVRDNLKLFARLRGISDQRAIDEVMDKINLTSYAKTKAKDLSLGNAQKLGLAKALIHNPDILILDEPTNALDPVGIVEIRGLLKRLASEHGVTVFISSHILEEISKLASRIGIIHQGVLLQEITAQEFDRIRQKRLYMDACDKGAAAMSRLVKEGYQVQLSDKGLLVVADERAVRHPEVIARLLIREDIPLSLLKVEEEDLESYFLKIVGANGGQGQ is encoded by the coding sequence ATGAAGGAAATGATTCGAACCGTGAATCTGACAAAACGATACGGGGATAAAACCATCGTTGATAATGTGTCGTTATCGGTAAACAAGGGAGAAATATATGGTTTTCTGGGATTGAACGGGGCGGGCAAAACAACCACTATTCGCACTCTTTTGGGCATGATTAGGCCAACTTCCGGAGATGTTTATCTATACGGTAAACGTCTAGCTGAGGGAGGACAAGATTTATGGAAGCGTGTGGGCTACATGGTCGAAATGCCCTATGCTTATCCAAGTTTCTCCGTTAGGGACAACTTGAAGCTATTTGCACGATTGCGAGGCATCTCGGATCAAAGGGCGATTGACGAAGTGATGGACAAGATAAACTTAACTTCGTATGCGAAGACAAAAGCTAAAGATTTGTCATTGGGTAATGCACAGAAGTTGGGTTTGGCGAAAGCACTTATTCATAACCCCGATATTCTCATCCTGGATGAACCCACCAATGCGCTTGATCCGGTCGGGATCGTTGAAATCCGGGGATTACTGAAAAGACTCGCTTCTGAGCACGGGGTTACGGTGTTTATTTCAAGCCATATTTTGGAGGAAATATCGAAACTGGCTTCACGAATTGGCATTATCCATCAGGGCGTTCTCCTTCAGGAAATTACGGCGCAGGAGTTTGACCGTATTCGCCAGAAGCGATTGTATATGGATGCCTGCGATAAAGGAGCTGCCGCAATGTCCAGACTGGTGAAAGAAGGATATCAAGTTCAATTATCCGACAAGGGGCTGCTCGTGGTGGCGGATGAGCGAGCCGTTCGTCACCCGGAAGTCATTGCAAGGCTTCTCATAAGAGAAGACATTCCGCTTTCCTTATTGAAAGTGGAGGAAGAGGATTTGGAATCCTATTTTTTGAAAATAGTCGGGGCGAATGGAGGACAAGGGCAATGA